A genome region from Hoplias malabaricus isolate fHopMal1 chromosome 8, fHopMal1.hap1, whole genome shotgun sequence includes the following:
- the fhip2a gene encoding protein FAM160B1, with the protein MFSKFTSILQHAVEALAPSLPLQEDFVYHWKAITHYYIETSDDKAPVTDTNIPSHLEQMLDILIQEEGERESGETGPCMEYLLHHKILETLYTLGKADCPPGMKQQVLSFYTKLLGRIRQPLLPHINVHRPVQKLIRLCGEVLAAPTENEEIQFLCIVCAKLKQDPYLVNFFLENKGKRGDGKEPGAEGLKADLSSPDTGQQKSLDGAASNASSSAEGACGSSNSSSNYNLVSSLLNLTKSPDGRIVVKACEGLMLLVSLPEAAAAKSVTESTELCQLLTDRLAAFYKALPQSMDPLDIETVESVNWGLDVYNLKEDAAAFVGKRALISFLSWLDYCDQLIKEAQKTAAAALARSVRERFFVAVMEPQLMQTSEVGILTSTALLNRIIRQVTSEALLQETVYFLLGEEVGPETPAAITQIPLRHRLIGHCDHLSDEISIMTLRLFEQLLQKPCQHILQNLVLRSLDERNYTENKAQEEREEREEREHMENGQPHDAVDLEEDPLFSDLSPDTRLPSPDWLSCSPPQSAEHTKPDGKTEVHKIVNSFLCLVPDEAKSSYQVEGTGYDTYLRDAHRQFRDYCGICQRWDWRSSPKPLEKCNLDSPFFEGHFLKVLFDRMGRILDQPYDVNLQVTSVLSKLSLLPHPHLHEYLLDPYINLAPGCRSLFSVIVRVVGDLMLRIHRIPDFTPKLLLVRKRLLGLEPEGLSIDHMTLLEGVIVLEEFCKELAAIAFVKFHASASTSP; encoded by the exons ATGTTCTCCAAATTCACCTCCATCCTCCAGCATGCGGTGGAGGCG CTGGCACCATCACTGCCCTTGCAGGAAGACTTTGTCTACCACTGGAAGGCTATCACGCATTACTACATAGAGACTTCag ATGACAAAGCGCCGGTGACAGACACCAACATCCCCTCTCACCTGGAGCAGATGCTGGACATCCTGATCCAGGAGGAGGGCGAGAGGGAGTCAGGGGAGACCGGACCCTGTATGGAATATCTGCTCCATCACAAGATCCTGGAGACCCTCTACACTCTGGGCAAAGCCGAC TGCCCTCCAGGTATGAAGCAGCAGGTTCTGAGCTTCTACACCAAACTGCTGGGCCGTATTCGTCAGCCTCTCTTGCCTCACATTAACGTGCACAGACCTGTGCAG AAACTGATCCGTCTGTGTGGGGAGGTGCTGGCGGCTCCTACAGAGAACGAAGAGATTCAGTTTCTGTGTATAGTCTGTGCCAAGCTGAAACAGGACCCCTACCTGGTTAACTTCTTTCTGGAg AATAAGGGAAAACGAGGAGACGGTAAGGAACCAGGCGCCGAAGGTTTAAAAGCGGATCTGTCCTCTCCAGACACAGGGCAACAGAAGAGTCTGGATGGTGCGGCGTCTAACGCCAGCAGTTCTGCCGAGGGGGCCTGCGGCTCTTCTAACAGTAGCAGCAACTACAACCTGGTCAGCTCCCTGCTCAACCTCACCAAAAGTCCA gaCGGCCGAATCGTGGTGAAGGCGTGTGAGGGACTGATGCTGCTGGTCAGTTTACCTGAAGCTGCAGCGGCTAAGAGTGTAACAGAGAGCACAGAGCTGTGTCAGCTGCTTACAGACCGCCTCGCTGCCTTCTACAAGGCCCTTCCACAGTCCATGGATCCTCTGGACATTGAGACTGTGGAGTCCGTCAACTGGGG GCTGGATGTCTATAACCTGAAGGAGGATGCTGCTGCTTTTGTTGGGAAGAGAGCACTCATTTCCTTCCTGTCTTGGCTGGACTACTGTGATCAGCTGATCAAGGAGGCCCAGAAG ACGGCCGCTGCAGCATTAGCTCGATCAGTGAGAGAGCGCTTCTTTGTGGCTGTGATGGAGCCGCAGCTAATGCAAAC gtcAGAGGTGGGTATCCTGACCTCCACGGCTCTGCTGAACAGAATCATCCGGCAGGTGACGTCTGAGGCTTTGCTGCAGGAGACGGTCTACTTCCTTTTAGGAGAAGAAGTTGGTCCTGAGACGCCCGCTGCCATTACCCAGATTCCACTGAGACACCGGCTCATAGGGCACTGCGACCACCTCTCAGACGAG ATCAGCATCATGACGCTGCGGCTGTTCGAGCAGCTGCTGCAGAAGCCGTGTCAGCACATCCTGCAGAACCTGGTGCTGCGCAGCCTGGACGAGCGCAACTACACCGAGAACAAGGCGCAAGAGGAGCGAGAGGAACGGGAGGAGCGGGAGCACATGGAGAACGGGCAGCCGCACGACGCCGT TGATTTAGAAGAGGACCCACTGTTCTCAGACCTGTCCCCAGACACCAGGCTCCCTAGTCCTGATTGGCTGAGCTGCTCTCCCCCACAGAGCGCAGAGCATACCAAGCCTGATGGGAAAACAGAAGTCCACAAAATTGTAAACAG TTTCCTGTGCTTGGTCCCAGATGAGGCCAAATCCTCCTACCAGGTTGAAGGCACTGGCTACGACACCTACCTGAGAGATGCACACAGACAG TTTCGTGACTACTGTGGCATCTGCCAGAGGTGGGATTGGCGAAGCAGTCCAAAGCCCCTTGAGAAGTGTAACCTGGACAGTCCTTTTTTCGAAGGACACTTTCTCAAAGTACTGTTCGACAGAATGGGTCGTATCCTGGATCAG CCCTACGACGTAAACCTACAGGTGACATCAGTGCTGTCGAAGCTGTCGCTGCTGCCTCATCCTCATTTACACGAGTATCTGCTGGATCCCTACATCAACCTGGCGCCCGGCTGCAGATCCCTCTTCTCTGTCATAGTCAGG GTGGTTGGAGACTTGATGTTGAGGATCCACCGTATCCCAGACTTCACTCCGAAACTGCTGCTGGTGAGGAAGAGGCTGCTCGGACTGGAGCCTGAGGGCTTGAG TATTGATCACATGACGTTGCTGGAGGGAGTGATCGTTCTGGAGGAGTTCTGCAAGGAGCTCGCCGCCATCGCCTTCGTCAAGTTCCACGCCTCTGCCTCCACCTCCCCCTGA